The proteins below are encoded in one region of Herpetosiphon gulosus:
- a CDS encoding HIT family protein: MNDIFSKIVRGELPCHKVAENDQTLAFLDINPAAQGHTLVIPKRFGTDIFDTNPEDLAAVARMVQTVAQLLLQTLKPDGINVLQNSRPASGQVVFYYHVHVIPRWEGDGVFSFWRPNPTDHAAFAALAERLRANNQA, from the coding sequence ATGAATGATATATTCAGCAAGATTGTGCGCGGCGAATTGCCTTGCCATAAAGTGGCCGAAAATGATCAAACCCTGGCCTTTTTAGATATTAATCCGGCAGCGCAAGGCCATACGTTGGTCATTCCCAAACGCTTTGGCACCGATATTTTCGATACCAACCCTGAGGATCTGGCAGCGGTGGCGCGGATGGTGCAAACGGTAGCGCAATTATTGTTGCAAACGCTCAAGCCAGATGGGATTAATGTGTTGCAAAACTCGCGCCCAGCTTCTGGCCAAGTCGTGTTTTACTACCATGTACACGTCATTCCACGCTGGGAAGGCGATGGAGTGTTCTCATTTTGGCGACCAAACCCAACCGATCACGCAGCATTTGCCGCTTTAGCCGAGCGTTTGCGGGCTAACAATCAAGCATGA